From Alteromonas sp. RKMC-009, one genomic window encodes:
- the recJ gene encoding single-stranded-DNA-specific exonuclease RecJ, producing MSLPIVRRELCSDSRLSTHLHPVLDRVYRGRAIRNIDELDNAVKQLSHFNLLKGINAASACLVDAIKTQKRVTIIGDFDADGATSTAVCILALRQLGLRQVNYLVPNRFDFGYGLSEQIVDVAYEQGTDILLTVDNGIACLAGVKRAKELGLTVIVTDHHLPGNTLPDADAIVNPNQPGCEFPSKNLAGVGVAFYLMLSLRAALQQQGWFEGKQAPNLATLLDIVAVGTVADVVALDKNNRVLVYQGLQRIRSGHCRPGIQALFEIANRNKPLAYLTSTDLGFVIGPRLNAAGRLDDMALGIECLLCDDPLQARHMAAELDRLNLQRRAIETEMKEEAEAALASVSVGEDLPPALVMYQPHFHQGVIGIVAGRLKEKHHRPVIVFANQDDNTIKGSARSIPGLHIRDILDEVNTGWPGVIDKFGGHAMAAGLSLATDALAQFEKAFHHVTLRHLANIDCERKILSDGELAADEIDLSLAHALRQAGPFGQGFDAPKFDGVLDIVDQRMVGENKNHLKLVFRKANGEEVDGIAFGVDTTVWPNAGILRAQVVYQLDINTFRGRESVQLLIEEIVPGE from the coding sequence ATGTCGTTACCCATTGTGAGACGGGAGCTTTGTTCTGACTCCCGTTTGAGTACACATCTGCACCCTGTACTTGACAGGGTGTACCGCGGCCGCGCTATCCGGAACATTGACGAGCTGGATAACGCCGTAAAGCAACTCTCCCATTTCAACCTGCTTAAAGGTATCAACGCTGCGTCGGCTTGCCTGGTTGATGCTATCAAAACGCAAAAGCGGGTCACCATTATCGGTGACTTCGATGCCGACGGTGCAACTTCCACCGCTGTTTGTATACTGGCGCTGCGCCAGTTAGGCTTGCGGCAGGTAAACTATCTTGTGCCTAACCGGTTTGATTTCGGCTACGGCCTCAGTGAGCAGATTGTCGATGTCGCGTATGAGCAGGGCACCGATATCTTACTTACCGTTGATAACGGTATTGCCTGCCTTGCCGGTGTGAAGAGGGCGAAAGAGTTGGGGCTCACCGTTATCGTGACAGACCACCATTTGCCCGGAAACACGCTGCCTGATGCCGATGCGATTGTGAATCCCAACCAGCCGGGCTGTGAATTTCCTTCAAAGAACCTGGCCGGCGTTGGCGTAGCCTTTTATCTGATGCTGTCTTTACGGGCAGCGTTACAGCAACAAGGCTGGTTTGAAGGCAAGCAGGCGCCTAACCTGGCAACGCTTCTGGATATCGTTGCCGTAGGCACCGTTGCCGATGTTGTTGCGCTGGATAAGAATAACCGTGTTCTGGTGTATCAGGGCCTGCAACGCATTCGCAGCGGACATTGCCGGCCGGGCATTCAGGCTCTTTTCGAAATTGCTAACCGCAATAAGCCGCTGGCTTACCTCACCAGTACCGATCTGGGATTTGTTATCGGGCCCAGGCTAAACGCAGCCGGACGGCTGGACGACATGGCGCTGGGAATAGAGTGTTTACTCTGCGATGACCCGTTGCAGGCACGCCATATGGCAGCAGAGCTTGACCGTCTGAATTTACAACGGCGGGCCATAGAAACCGAAATGAAAGAAGAGGCGGAAGCGGCACTGGCTTCTGTTTCTGTGGGCGAGGACCTGCCTCCTGCACTGGTGATGTACCAGCCCCATTTCCATCAGGGCGTCATTGGCATTGTGGCAGGGCGCTTAAAAGAAAAGCATCACCGGCCGGTTATTGTATTTGCCAACCAGGATGACAACACCATTAAAGGCTCTGCGCGCTCCATTCCCGGTTTGCATATCCGTGATATTCTGGATGAAGTGAATACCGGCTGGCCGGGTGTGATCGACAAGTTTGGCGGCCATGCTATGGCGGCGGGTTTAAGCCTGGCAACAGATGCGCTGGCTCAGTTTGAAAAGGCGTTTCATCATGTAACCCTGCGTCATCTGGCGAATATTGATTGCGAAAGAAAAATACTGTCTGATGGTGAGCTGGCTGCTGACGAAATAGATTTAAGCCTGGCCCATGCCCTGCGTCAGGCCGGCCCGTTCGGTCAGGGCTTTGATGCCCCTAAATTTGACGGTGTGCTGGATATTGTTGATCAGCGCATGGTAGGGGAAAACAAAAATCATCTTAAGCTGGTATTCCGTAAGGCCAATGGTGAAGAAGTAGACGGCATTGCGTTTGGTGTTGACACCACAGTTTGGCCAAATGCCGGTATCCTGCGCGCACAGGTGGTGTATCAGCTCGATATAAACACCTTCCGGGGACGGGAATCAGTTCAACTGCTTATTGAAGAGATCGTGCCCGGTGAATGA
- the recO gene encoding DNA repair protein RecO → MSQPEWSDAYVLHRRPYRETSYIVDFFSLQTGNVSAVAKGVRSSKNERKSLLQPFRKVRIQLSGKTDLKNLRQIESDGPVPMLAGNDLFCAMYLNEILNRVMPAGLASDTVYAQYEHALNSLIVQPDIEKTLREFEFSLLEEMGMLADWFTDGLSGEAIEPDGWYLYSPEQGFVACHQPGHKHRLPGTALIELGHGEWTALSRRAAKLINRQALHQLLGGKPLKSRELFRA, encoded by the coding sequence ATGAGTCAGCCAGAGTGGTCAGATGCTTATGTGCTCCACCGCCGTCCGTACCGGGAAACGTCCTATATTGTTGATTTCTTTTCCTTGCAAACGGGTAATGTCAGCGCGGTAGCGAAAGGCGTGAGAAGCAGCAAGAATGAGCGCAAAAGCTTGTTGCAACCCTTCCGTAAAGTGCGCATCCAGCTCAGCGGAAAAACCGATCTTAAAAACCTCAGACAAATTGAAAGTGACGGGCCGGTGCCTATGCTGGCAGGGAACGATTTGTTTTGTGCCATGTATTTAAATGAAATACTTAACCGTGTCATGCCGGCGGGCCTGGCCAGTGATACGGTGTATGCCCAATATGAGCACGCCCTGAATTCCCTTATCGTTCAACCTGATATTGAAAAAACATTACGTGAGTTTGAGTTTTCTCTGTTAGAAGAAATGGGTATGCTCGCGGACTGGTTTACTGACGGGCTGAGCGGTGAAGCCATTGAACCTGATGGCTGGTATTTGTATTCGCCGGAACAAGGGTTCGTGGCCTGTCATCAGCCAGGACATAAACACCGGTTGCCGGGAACGGCGCTTATCGAATTAGGACACGGTGAATGGACTGCGTTGTCGCGACGGGCTGCGAAACTGATCAACCGCCAGGCACTGCATCAATTGCTGGGCGGTAAACCGTTAAAAAGCAGAGAATTATTTCGCGCTTAA
- the pdxJ gene encoding pyridoxine 5'-phosphate synthase: protein MNDILLGVNIDHIATLRNARGTNYPDPVHAADVAERAGADGITVHLREDRRHIKDRDVDLLAQTINTRLNLEMAVTDEMLQIALKTQPAFCCLVPEKREELTTEGGLDVAGNFEAVKNACTVLGEAGIQVSLFIDADEKQIDAAIECGAPYIEIHTGQYAEAKNEREQEVELARLKKGIHYAAKKGLKVNAGHGLHYHNVKPVAAIPEIIELNIGHAIIARAAFDGLAKAVADMRALMQEARAGKAG, encoded by the coding sequence ATGAACGACATCTTACTGGGCGTTAACATTGACCATATTGCCACGCTGCGAAACGCGCGGGGTACGAATTATCCCGATCCTGTTCATGCCGCTGATGTGGCCGAGCGGGCAGGCGCAGATGGGATCACTGTGCATTTACGGGAAGATCGCCGTCATATTAAAGATCGTGACGTGGATTTACTGGCACAAACGATCAACACCCGTCTGAATCTGGAAATGGCAGTGACAGACGAAATGCTGCAGATAGCGTTGAAAACACAGCCTGCTTTTTGCTGTCTGGTGCCGGAAAAGCGTGAAGAGCTGACCACAGAAGGTGGCCTGGATGTCGCCGGTAATTTTGAGGCAGTGAAAAACGCTTGTACCGTGCTGGGTGAAGCGGGTATTCAGGTTTCCCTGTTTATTGATGCAGACGAGAAGCAAATTGATGCGGCCATTGAATGTGGTGCGCCTTATATCGAAATTCACACCGGTCAGTATGCTGAAGCAAAAAATGAGCGTGAACAGGAAGTGGAACTGGCACGGCTTAAAAAAGGTATTCACTATGCCGCTAAAAAAGGCCTGAAAGTTAACGCCGGTCACGGCCTGCACTACCATAACGTGAAGCCTGTCGCCGCCATTCCTGAAATCATTGAGCTGAATATCGGTCACGCCATTATTGCCCGTGCGGCGTTTGATGGTCTGGCAAAAGCCGTCGCTGATATGCGTGCGCTGATGCAGGAAGCCCGTGCAGGAAAAGCAGGCTGA
- the acpS gene encoding holo-ACP synthase encodes MAIVGMGTDIVEIARIEDALSRSARLASRVLTEQEMVIFGASPEPARYLAKRFAVKEAAVKALGTGIGRGISWHHICVGNNESGAPFLTFSDEFAKRCEEKGVVRSHVSISDEQYYATATVILES; translated from the coding sequence ATGGCCATTGTGGGAATGGGCACGGACATTGTCGAAATTGCCCGTATAGAAGACGCTCTGTCCCGTTCAGCGCGGTTAGCCAGTCGTGTACTGACTGAGCAGGAAATGGTTATCTTCGGAGCCAGCCCTGAACCGGCAAGATATCTGGCTAAGCGGTTCGCGGTGAAAGAAGCAGCGGTAAAAGCATTGGGCACGGGGATTGGCCGGGGGATCAGCTGGCATCATATTTGTGTTGGTAATAATGAGTCCGGCGCCCCTTTTCTGACCTTTAGTGATGAATTTGCTAAACGCTGCGAAGAAAAGGGCGTTGTTCGCAGTCATGTCTCCATTTCTGATGAGCAGTATTACGCTACTGCTACTGTTATTTTAGAATCTTAA
- the rlmD gene encoding 23S rRNA (uracil(1939)-C(5))-methyltransferase RlmD, translating into MVSFYKPAKSSKKTQTGKTVTVQRWDMTGQGVCNDSKPVLFVDGALPGEKVDVLVTQQQKRFARASVKKILTSSPHRVTPFCDLADRCGGCQLQHADADAALTYRQEALDSWWKLQFGLDHIPWTAAVTGERRGYRRKARLATDARNDKQFKLGYREEQGKQVVDVDQCPVLQPGLSALIAPLKALLSGHSARKHVGHVTLLAGDNVNAVSVRLTKPMSPAFGDALIAFAVEHKVNMTVEGQEGTLTLHKEAELYCTTEPGLSLSPAADDFVQVNGPVNAKMVAQAMEWLNPQPGEKIADWFSGLGNFSLSLAKRGAQVQAVEGVAEMVQRAKENASKQGVDNVNWLHLDLSDEQAVAQALSGGFDKLLLDPSREGAYAVCETLTRQRVKSILYVSCNPGTLTRDAQCLLASGYAIERVGLIEMFPQTRHLEVMMLLTDHKNKA; encoded by the coding sequence ATGGTCAGTTTCTATAAGCCGGCAAAGTCGTCGAAAAAAACACAAACCGGTAAAACCGTCACCGTTCAACGTTGGGACATGACCGGACAAGGTGTGTGTAACGACAGCAAACCGGTACTGTTTGTTGATGGTGCGCTGCCTGGCGAAAAAGTTGATGTGCTGGTTACACAACAACAAAAGCGCTTCGCAAGAGCGTCGGTAAAAAAAATCCTCACGTCCAGTCCTCATCGGGTAACACCCTTTTGCGACCTCGCTGATCGTTGTGGCGGTTGCCAGTTGCAACATGCAGATGCCGATGCGGCACTGACATATCGTCAGGAAGCGCTGGATAGCTGGTGGAAATTACAGTTTGGTTTAGATCACATTCCCTGGACCGCAGCGGTTACCGGAGAACGTCGCGGTTATCGCCGGAAGGCCCGGCTTGCCACAGACGCACGGAATGACAAACAGTTTAAGTTAGGTTACCGGGAAGAGCAGGGTAAGCAGGTGGTGGATGTTGACCAGTGTCCTGTACTGCAACCCGGATTATCCGCGTTGATTGCGCCTTTAAAAGCACTGCTATCGGGTCATTCTGCCCGTAAACATGTGGGCCATGTCACCTTACTTGCCGGCGATAATGTGAATGCTGTTTCTGTGCGGCTGACCAAACCCATGTCCCCGGCATTCGGCGATGCACTGATAGCATTTGCCGTTGAGCACAAAGTAAACATGACCGTGGAAGGACAGGAAGGCACGCTTACATTGCATAAAGAAGCGGAGCTGTATTGCACCACAGAGCCCGGATTGAGTTTGTCTCCGGCGGCAGATGATTTTGTTCAGGTAAACGGGCCGGTTAACGCTAAGATGGTGGCGCAGGCCATGGAATGGTTGAATCCGCAGCCCGGTGAAAAAATTGCTGACTGGTTCAGTGGTCTGGGGAATTTTTCCCTGTCGCTGGCAAAACGGGGAGCACAGGTGCAGGCCGTTGAAGGCGTGGCTGAAATGGTGCAGCGGGCTAAAGAAAATGCGTCAAAACAGGGCGTAGACAATGTGAACTGGTTGCATCTGGATTTGTCTGATGAACAGGCGGTAGCTCAGGCTCTGAGCGGCGGTTTTGATAAACTGTTGCTGGATCCCTCGCGGGAAGGCGCGTATGCCGTTTGTGAAACCCTGACACGACAACGGGTAAAATCAATTTTGTATGTTTCTTGCAATCCGGGTACTCTGACAAGAGATGCGCAGTGCCTTCTGGCGTCCGGGTATGCAATCGAGCGCGTGGGGCTCATTGAAATGTTTCCCCAGACCCGACATCTGGAAGTCATGATGTTATTAACGGACCACAAGAACAAAGCATAA
- the relA gene encoding GTP diphosphokinase, whose protein sequence is MVSTRKVHEPDRPSFEAWLNSLSLSDTTKEKLKAVSHMPDRLLVGQEMVEILHQLNMDDATLQAALVYPYCEKHNLTDTDVLAEFGEEISDLINGVRRMDAIKTLHSRRRNESSLSVPDEQHIDSIRRMLLAMVEDVRAVVIKMAERICALQQVKKADEETRVLVARECATIYAPLANRLGIGQLKWELEDLAFRYLHPKTYKDIAQQLDGKRKERATYIQNVVSDLQALVDNEHIKAEVYGRPKHIYSIWKKMQKKHLTFEQLFDIRAVRIIAERLQDCYAALGTVHANYKHIPKEFDDYIATPKPNGYQSIHTVIVGPEGKPVEIQIRTQQMHQDAELGVAAHWKYKEGSTGKASGYDERINWLRRILAWQEEVAESGDLVEELRSQVFDDRVYVFTPKGDVVDLPQGATPLDFAYYIHSNVGHRCIGAKVNGRIVPFTYQLQSGDQVEIHTGKELNPSRDWMHPGLGYVHSSRARATIHSFFKKQDKEKNLLAGKEMLERELSRAHLPVKVPAEACEKYNLQHVDDLYAAIGVGDIRVMTVVNHIQHLLEPEPAEEPEISPKVKTRKNAGSKGKQDTVVIEGVGHLMSQLANCCKPVPGESIMGYITQGRGVSVHKENCDQLQHLLEQHPERQIEVSWSTQLNVGFETGIDIFCSDRTGLLRDITTVLANESVALLGVNSLSDKTRQTAMISISVEVPDRQVLSKVMTRLLQLKGVVDVKRKTG, encoded by the coding sequence ATGGTATCAACACGAAAAGTACACGAGCCTGACAGACCGTCATTTGAAGCCTGGTTAAATAGTCTGTCGCTAAGTGATACTACAAAAGAAAAATTAAAAGCAGTGTCCCATATGCCTGACCGTCTGCTGGTCGGGCAGGAAATGGTAGAAATTCTGCATCAGCTGAACATGGATGATGCCACGCTTCAGGCGGCACTGGTGTATCCGTATTGTGAAAAGCACAATCTCACCGATACTGACGTGCTGGCGGAGTTTGGTGAGGAGATCAGCGATCTGATCAATGGTGTCCGCCGCATGGACGCTATCAAAACCCTGCATAGCCGTCGCCGGAATGAATCTTCCCTGTCTGTTCCTGACGAACAGCATATCGACAGCATCCGCCGGATGTTACTTGCCATGGTGGAAGATGTCCGCGCCGTGGTAATTAAGATGGCTGAACGGATTTGTGCACTGCAACAGGTTAAAAAAGCCGACGAAGAGACCCGGGTGCTGGTGGCCAGAGAGTGCGCGACGATTTATGCGCCGCTGGCAAACCGTCTGGGTATCGGTCAGTTAAAGTGGGAACTGGAAGACCTGGCTTTCCGCTACCTGCATCCGAAAACCTATAAAGATATTGCTCAACAGCTGGATGGTAAGCGCAAAGAGCGGGCAACCTACATTCAGAATGTCGTGTCTGATTTGCAGGCGTTGGTGGATAACGAGCATATCAAAGCGGAAGTCTACGGCCGCCCTAAGCATATCTACAGTATCTGGAAAAAGATGCAGAAAAAGCATCTTACTTTTGAGCAGCTTTTTGATATTCGTGCGGTACGCATCATTGCTGAACGGTTGCAGGATTGTTATGCCGCATTGGGTACCGTACACGCAAACTACAAACATATTCCCAAAGAGTTTGACGACTACATCGCCACACCAAAACCGAATGGATACCAGTCTATCCACACGGTTATTGTGGGGCCCGAAGGCAAACCTGTTGAAATTCAAATCCGCACTCAGCAAATGCATCAGGATGCAGAACTGGGTGTGGCAGCCCACTGGAAATATAAAGAAGGGTCTACCGGAAAGGCATCCGGTTACGATGAGCGCATTAACTGGCTACGCCGCATTCTTGCCTGGCAGGAAGAAGTGGCGGAGAGCGGCGATCTGGTCGAAGAATTACGTAGTCAGGTATTCGACGACCGTGTGTATGTGTTTACCCCGAAAGGGGATGTAGTCGACCTGCCACAGGGTGCGACGCCGCTGGATTTTGCCTATTACATTCACAGTAACGTTGGTCACCGGTGTATTGGTGCTAAAGTAAACGGGCGTATTGTGCCATTTACCTACCAGTTGCAAAGCGGTGACCAGGTAGAAATTCATACCGGTAAAGAGCTTAACCCGAGCCGTGACTGGATGCATCCGGGGCTCGGCTATGTGCATTCATCCAGAGCCAGAGCGACTATCCACTCTTTCTTTAAAAAGCAGGATAAAGAGAAAAACCTGCTGGCCGGAAAGGAAATGCTGGAACGGGAATTATCCCGTGCTCACTTGCCGGTGAAAGTACCTGCCGAAGCGTGTGAGAAGTACAATCTCCAGCACGTGGACGATCTCTACGCTGCCATAGGTGTGGGTGATATCCGTGTGATGACAGTGGTGAATCATATTCAGCACCTGCTGGAGCCGGAACCGGCAGAAGAGCCGGAAATCAGTCCGAAGGTGAAAACCCGCAAGAATGCCGGCTCTAAAGGCAAGCAGGATACGGTAGTCATTGAAGGGGTTGGTCATCTGATGAGTCAACTGGCGAACTGCTGTAAGCCTGTACCCGGTGAATCCATTATGGGTTATATCACGCAGGGGCGGGGTGTCAGTGTGCACAAAGAAAACTGCGATCAGTTGCAGCATTTGTTAGAACAGCATCCTGAAAGACAAATCGAAGTCAGCTGGTCGACACAGTTAAATGTGGGTTTTGAAACCGGTATCGACATTTTCTGTTCAGACCGGACTGGTCTGCTCAGAGATATCACTACTGTACTGGCAAACGAGAGTGTGGCGCTGCTTGGCGTTAACAGTCTGAGTGATAAAACCCGCCAGACGGCGATGATTTCTATTTCGGTAGAAGTGCCGGACCGTCAGGTCTTATCAAAAGTGATGACCCGGCTGTTGCAGTTAAAAGGTGTAGTTGATGTCAAACGTAAAACCGGTTAA
- a CDS encoding MazG nucleotide pyrophosphohydrolase domain-containing protein: MSNVKPVNGNAEAFFEATDPALPALKYAQALQQRCRDVGFDWHETQPVLDKIKEEVDEVQQELDASPVDKGRLQEEIGDALFAIVNLARHMDIDADQALREASEKFRYRFEHVVALANEEGRALAGYDLPSLESFWVKAKAAELAKQKSR, from the coding sequence ATGTCAAACGTAAAACCGGTTAACGGTAACGCTGAGGCGTTCTTCGAAGCCACCGATCCCGCATTGCCTGCGCTCAAATATGCGCAGGCCTTGCAGCAGCGCTGTCGTGACGTGGGCTTTGACTGGCACGAAACACAGCCGGTGCTGGATAAAATAAAAGAAGAAGTCGATGAAGTTCAGCAGGAACTGGATGCAAGCCCGGTGGACAAAGGCCGGCTTCAGGAAGAAATTGGCGATGCTTTGTTCGCCATCGTCAATTTAGCCCGCCATATGGATATTGATGCCGATCAGGCGCTGCGTGAAGCCAGTGAAAAATTCCGCTACAGGTTCGAACATGTGGTTGCGCTGGCCAATGAAGAAGGCCGGGCACTAGCCGGTTACGACTTACCGTCTTTAGAATCCTTCTGGGTAAAAGCTAAAGCGGCTGAGCTTGCAAAGCAGAAATCTCGTTAA
- a CDS encoding transporter substrate-binding domain-containing protein, with protein sequence MCSAPVLSQTYTFTQSFAGPTYGVYNIDVMRAALRVTEDDYGAVTLERHPFPMPQGRQILTLLRGESDIMWSVTTDELEQQLLPVRFPLLQGLGGHRIFVINKNKQNAFGPGQTLDGIKLMTSVQGSDWPDTKILQYHNFTVASISWSDWYTTMYRSLEEGIIDYFPRNVVEVYRDLSYHNSDKLTIEQNHLIIYPSYEYFFVAPHAPELQQRLQDGLTRLLKSGELAKIFNRYPEHRKAWDMVKKGKRVVHLLESNVLSYSFENPDWIEAPYALLNEISALQAQPL encoded by the coding sequence ATGTGCAGCGCCCCCGTGTTGTCTCAAACTTATACCTTTACCCAATCCTTCGCCGGTCCGACCTACGGCGTGTACAATATTGATGTGATGCGCGCGGCACTGCGCGTCACTGAAGATGACTACGGTGCTGTCACCCTTGAGAGACATCCCTTCCCCATGCCGCAGGGACGACAAATTCTCACGCTGCTTCGGGGTGAAAGCGACATCATGTGGAGTGTGACCACTGATGAACTCGAACAACAATTACTGCCGGTAAGGTTCCCTTTACTGCAAGGGTTAGGTGGTCACCGCATTTTCGTGATCAATAAAAATAAGCAAAATGCCTTTGGCCCGGGGCAGACCCTTGATGGTATTAAGTTGATGACATCGGTTCAGGGGAGTGACTGGCCGGACACTAAAATTTTGCAGTATCACAATTTTACAGTTGCCAGTATCAGCTGGAGTGACTGGTACACTACTATGTACCGCAGTCTCGAAGAGGGGATCATCGATTATTTTCCCCGTAATGTGGTGGAGGTATACAGAGATTTGTCCTATCACAACAGCGATAAGCTGACTATTGAGCAGAATCATCTGATCATTTACCCCAGCTACGAATACTTTTTTGTCGCCCCTCACGCGCCCGAATTACAGCAAAGATTGCAGGACGGGCTGACAAGGCTGTTGAAATCCGGAGAACTGGCGAAAATATTTAACCGCTATCCTGAGCACCGCAAAGCATGGGACATGGTCAAAAAGGGGAAGCGGGTTGTGCATCTGCTGGAATCAAACGTGCTGTCTTACTCATTTGAAAATCCCGACTGGATTGAAGCACCTTATGCGTTACTTAACGAGATTTCTGCTTTGCAAGCTCAGCCGCTTTAG
- the rplM gene encoding 50S ribosomal protein L13 gives MKTFVAKPETVQRDWYVVDATDKTLGRLATEIARRLRGKHKAEYTPHVDTGDYIVVINAEKVTVTGNKAKGKMYYAHTGYPGGLKETNFEKLIAHKPEMVIEKAVKGMLPKGPLGREMFRKMKVYAGAEHKHAAQQPQVLDI, from the coding sequence ATGAAAACTTTTGTTGCTAAACCAGAAACGGTACAACGTGACTGGTACGTGGTAGATGCCACTGACAAAACTTTAGGTCGTCTTGCGACTGAAATTGCACGCCGTCTGCGTGGTAAACATAAAGCTGAGTACACTCCTCACGTTGATACTGGCGATTACATCGTTGTTATCAATGCAGAGAAAGTGACTGTAACCGGTAATAAAGCGAAGGGCAAAATGTACTACGCGCACACTGGTTACCCAGGTGGTCTGAAAGAGACAAACTTTGAAAAGCTGATCGCTCACAAGCCAGAAATGGTTATTGAGAAAGCAGTTAAAGGAATGTTACCAAAAGGCCCTCTGGGTCGTGAAATGTTCCGTAAAATGAAAGTTTACGCTGGTGCAGAACACAAGCACGCAGCTCAGCAACCACAAGTTTTGGACATCTAA
- the rpsI gene encoding 30S ribosomal protein S9 has protein sequence MADTQYYGTGRRKSSTARVFLRPGTGSIVVNQRALDTYFGRETECMVVRQPLELVEMTEKFDVYVTVKGGGSNGQAGAIRHGLTRALMEYDEALRPALRKAGFVTRDARRVERKKVGLHKARKKPQFSKR, from the coding sequence ATGGCAGATACTCAATACTACGGCACAGGCCGCCGCAAAAGTTCTACTGCTCGTGTGTTCCTGCGTCCGGGTACAGGCAGCATCGTAGTTAACCAACGCGCGCTGGATACGTACTTTGGTCGTGAGACTGAGTGCATGGTTGTTCGTCAGCCTCTTGAGCTGGTAGAAATGACTGAGAAGTTTGACGTTTACGTTACTGTAAAAGGTGGCGGTTCAAACGGTCAGGCTGGTGCAATTCGTCACGGTTTGACTCGTGCTCTGATGGAGTATGATGAAGCGTTACGTCCTGCACTGCGCAAAGCTGGCTTTGTTACTCGTGACGCTCGTCGCGTTGAACGTAAGAAAGTTGGTCTGCACAAAGCACGTAAGAAGCCACAGTTCTCCAAGCGTTAA
- a CDS encoding amidohydrolase: protein MRTLSKILWVTLPFCTHFTFAAQDDATFVKNAIADHQSQMENISDSLWNWAEVGYKETQSSALMQTVLREHGFNVEAGVAGMPTAFVATWGGDGPVIGMLAEMDALPGLSQQAIPDKKPQSGMHNGHACGHHLFAGGSVGAALVVKDWLEATGTAGQIRVYGTPAEEGGSGKVYMAREGLFDDVDVALHWHPGDGNSAEASSTLANKSAKFRFRGIAAHAAAAPERGRSALDAVEAMNMMVNMMREHVPDRTRIHYVITNGGAAPNIVPDFAEVYYYVRSPEPEVVLSLWKRLEKIAEAAALGTETEMEEEVVGGTWNILPNLTLARQMDNSMHAFGGISYSAEEENFADKIRPSLGKPAMKAKGQQSEVAKFSEDIPVWSASTDVGDVSWQVPTAGLRAATWVPGTPPHSWQAVAAGGMSIGKKGMTLAASTLALTAIKLFEQPAVIEEAKAEFDRRASEVEYEALLGDRKPALNYRD, encoded by the coding sequence ATGAGAACACTCAGTAAAATTCTCTGGGTCACCCTGCCCTTTTGCACACACTTCACTTTTGCTGCGCAAGATGACGCAACGTTTGTTAAGAACGCCATTGCTGATCATCAATCTCAAATGGAGAACATTTCAGACTCATTGTGGAACTGGGCCGAAGTTGGCTATAAAGAAACACAAAGCTCAGCATTAATGCAGACTGTCCTCCGTGAACATGGCTTTAACGTTGAAGCCGGCGTGGCAGGTATGCCCACCGCTTTCGTAGCCACCTGGGGTGGCGATGGTCCGGTCATCGGCATGCTGGCAGAGATGGATGCTCTGCCCGGTTTGTCCCAGCAGGCGATTCCTGATAAAAAACCACAGAGCGGCATGCACAACGGTCATGCCTGCGGCCACCACCTGTTTGCCGGTGGTTCAGTGGGTGCTGCGCTGGTTGTGAAGGACTGGCTGGAAGCCACCGGTACCGCTGGCCAAATCCGGGTATATGGTACGCCGGCGGAAGAAGGTGGTTCCGGAAAGGTGTATATGGCACGTGAAGGTTTGTTTGATGATGTAGATGTGGCACTTCACTGGCATCCGGGAGACGGAAACTCTGCCGAAGCTTCTTCCACTCTTGCCAACAAGAGTGCAAAGTTCCGCTTCCGTGGTATTGCGGCTCACGCTGCGGCTGCGCCGGAACGGGGTCGTTCCGCGCTGGATGCAGTAGAAGCAATGAACATGATGGTAAACATGATGCGTGAACATGTACCTGACCGCACCCGCATCCACTACGTGATCACCAACGGTGGTGCCGCTCCGAACATCGTGCCCGATTTTGCTGAAGTTTATTATTACGTACGCTCCCCCGAACCTGAAGTGGTACTGTCTTTATGGAAACGTCTGGAAAAAATAGCAGAAGCCGCAGCACTGGGAACGGAAACAGAAATGGAAGAGGAAGTTGTTGGCGGCACCTGGAACATTCTGCCTAATCTGACGCTGGCCCGCCAGATGGATAACAGCATGCACGCATTCGGCGGGATCAGTTACAGCGCTGAAGAAGAAAACTTCGCTGATAAAATTCGTCCGTCACTGGGTAAACCGGCCATGAAAGCGAAAGGCCAGCAAAGTGAGGTTGCGAAGTTTTCAGAGGATATCCCTGTCTGGTCTGCATCAACAGATGTGGGTGATGTGAGCTGGCAGGTACCTACAGCCGGATTGCGTGCAGCAACCTGGGTTCCGGGTACACCACCCCACAGCTGGCAGGCGGTTGCTGCCGGTGGCATGTCCATCGGTAAGAAAGGTATGACGCTTGCGGCCAGCACACTGGCTCTCACTGCGATAAAATTATTCGAACAACCTGCAGTTATTGAAGAAGCAAAAGCAGAATTTGACCGTCGTGCATCAGAAGTGGAATATGAAGCTCTGCTGGGAGATCGAAAGCCGGCGCTGAATTACCGCGATTAG